In Lysobacter lycopersici, a genomic segment contains:
- a CDS encoding DUF1615 domain-containing protein, with product MTPIPRRHRTLALSASCLGIAMLSGCGLFDRGPTPEQVRADIAKRIPNGVADREGWARDIQAAFAAQELEPSSAHLCAVIAVVGQESGFQADPAVPNLPAIARKAIAERAAKFHMPAFVVDAALQMRAPDGRTYAERLDALRTEQQLSALFEEMTARLPLGSGRLFARLNPVHTAGPMQVGIAFAQAHARGYPYPLAGSSIRHEVFTRRGGLYFGTKHLLAYPVAYPKLLYRFADYNAGWYASRNAAFQHAVSVASGRSLARDGDLLRPGASMDAPGATEAALRTLGPALGMDDAAIRRTLGQGESPRFDQGSLYRQVYALADRKAGKPLPRALLPEIDLHSPKISRQLSTAWFAQRVDARWKQCMAR from the coding sequence ATGACGCCCATTCCACGACGCCATCGAACCCTCGCGCTATCGGCCTCGTGCCTCGGCATCGCGATGCTTTCCGGTTGCGGCCTGTTCGACCGCGGCCCGACGCCGGAACAGGTGCGCGCCGACATCGCGAAACGCATTCCGAACGGCGTCGCGGATCGCGAAGGCTGGGCGCGCGACATCCAGGCCGCGTTCGCCGCGCAGGAACTCGAACCGAGCAGCGCGCACTTGTGCGCGGTGATCGCGGTGGTGGGGCAGGAATCGGGATTCCAGGCTGATCCAGCGGTGCCGAACCTGCCGGCGATCGCGCGCAAGGCCATCGCCGAACGCGCGGCGAAGTTCCACATGCCCGCGTTCGTCGTCGATGCCGCGTTGCAAATGCGCGCGCCCGATGGGCGCACCTACGCGGAACGACTCGATGCATTACGCACCGAACAGCAACTGTCGGCGCTGTTCGAGGAAATGACCGCACGCCTGCCGCTGGGCAGCGGACGGCTGTTCGCGCGGCTCAATCCCGTGCATACCGCCGGGCCGATGCAGGTCGGCATCGCGTTCGCGCAGGCGCATGCGCGCGGCTATCCGTATCCGCTCGCCGGTTCGTCGATCCGGCACGAGGTGTTCACCCGCCGCGGCGGCCTGTATTTCGGCACCAAGCATCTGCTGGCTTATCCGGTGGCCTATCCGAAGCTGCTGTATCGCTTTGCCGATTACAACGCCGGCTGGTACGCCAGTCGCAATGCCGCGTTCCAGCACGCGGTGTCGGTGGCGTCGGGTCGTTCGCTGGCGCGCGACGGCGACCTGCTGCGCCCGGGCGCATCGATGGATGCGCCGGGCGCGACCGAGGCCGCGCTGCGCACGCTCGGCCCGGCGCTGGGCATGGACGATGCCGCGATCCGCCGCACGCTGGGGCAGGGCGAATCGCCGCGCTTCGACCAAGGCTCGTTGTATCGGCAGGTCTATGCGCTCGCGGATCGCAAGGCCGGGAAGCCGCTGCCGCGCGCCTTGCTGCCGGAAATCGACCTGCACAGCCCCAAGATCAGCCGGCAACTCTCCACCGCGTGGTTCGCCCAGCGCGTGGACGCGCGCTGGAAACAGTGCATGGCGCGTTGA
- a CDS encoding M13 family metallopeptidase: MRRTKSFFRIALLSAALAFATGAIAADVPQPDFLASHMDTSVDPGVDFFEYANGAWLKAHPIPASESGWGIGNEVGEELYARLRTISENAAKAQAEAGSDQQKIGDFWSTAMDTAKADRLGAHPLDAELARIDAIDSVQGVLDTVFAFKPIGVRGLFGIGIGQDDKDSATMAVQVRQGGLGLPERDFYFNKEAGVAKIRAEYVDHIARSFELLGRDAKSARASAEQVMAFETALAQSSRKLEDLRDPEKNYNKMAMAELTAKYTPSIDWTARLAAWGLKPDYILVGQPEFLAAEDKLLQSTPLPVLKDYLRYHLVDDYSPYLSSAFDAENFRFHGQAMSGKKEQRPRWKRVIDEENDAMGMVLGRIFVKDYFPESSKQRYSALVEAIRSTFHDRIERLDWMGADTKTKALAKLAAVTPKVGYPDKWKDYSALEVGRDSYAANVMDAQRWQFQDNLAKFGKPVDRTEWDMTPQTYNAYYNPSNNEIVLPAAIFMVPGVADAQVDDAVAYGYVAASTIGHEITHGFDDEGRQYDAQGNLSGWWTKEDAERFNAAAQKMVDQFDAYEPIKGLHINGKASLGENIADYGGILLGLEAFEKTEQYKQGKEIGGLTPLQRYFLGYSLGWLYQQREEVLRTRLLSDVHAPAKWRVLGPMSNIPEFYQAFGVKPGQPMWRAPQDRVHIW; the protein is encoded by the coding sequence ATGCGCCGCACCAAGTCCTTCTTCCGAATCGCGTTGCTCAGTGCGGCGCTTGCTTTCGCCACGGGCGCCATCGCCGCCGATGTACCGCAGCCCGATTTCCTCGCCTCGCACATGGACACCTCGGTCGATCCGGGCGTGGACTTCTTCGAATACGCGAACGGCGCATGGCTGAAGGCGCATCCGATCCCCGCGTCCGAATCCGGCTGGGGCATCGGCAACGAAGTCGGCGAAGAGCTGTACGCACGCCTGCGCACGATCAGCGAGAACGCGGCCAAGGCGCAGGCCGAAGCCGGCAGCGACCAGCAGAAGATCGGCGACTTCTGGTCCACCGCGATGGATACGGCCAAGGCGGACCGGCTCGGCGCGCATCCGCTGGACGCGGAACTCGCGCGCATCGACGCCATCGATTCGGTGCAGGGCGTGCTCGACACCGTGTTCGCGTTCAAACCCATCGGCGTGCGCGGGCTGTTCGGGATCGGCATCGGCCAGGACGACAAGGACAGCGCGACCATGGCGGTGCAGGTCCGCCAGGGCGGCCTCGGCCTGCCGGAGCGGGATTTCTATTTCAACAAGGAAGCCGGCGTGGCGAAGATCCGCGCCGAGTACGTCGACCACATCGCGCGCAGCTTCGAGTTGCTGGGCCGCGATGCCAAGTCGGCGCGTGCTTCCGCCGAACAAGTGATGGCGTTCGAAACCGCGCTGGCGCAATCCTCGCGCAAGCTCGAGGACCTGCGCGACCCGGAGAAGAACTACAACAAGATGGCGATGGCGGAACTCACCGCGAAGTACACGCCCTCGATCGACTGGACCGCGCGGCTCGCGGCCTGGGGGCTGAAGCCGGATTACATCCTTGTCGGCCAGCCGGAATTCCTCGCCGCCGAGGACAAGCTGCTGCAGTCCACGCCGTTGCCGGTGCTGAAGGATTACCTGCGCTACCACCTCGTCGACGATTATTCGCCCTACCTTTCGTCCGCGTTCGACGCCGAGAACTTCCGCTTCCACGGCCAGGCGATGTCGGGCAAGAAGGAACAGCGCCCGCGCTGGAAGCGGGTGATCGACGAGGAAAACGACGCGATGGGCATGGTGCTCGGGCGCATCTTCGTCAAGGACTATTTCCCCGAATCCTCGAAGCAGCGCTACTCGGCGCTGGTCGAGGCGATCCGTTCCACTTTCCACGATCGCATCGAGCGCCTCGACTGGATGGGTGCGGATACAAAGACCAAGGCGCTGGCCAAGCTCGCTGCGGTCACGCCCAAGGTCGGCTATCCGGACAAGTGGAAGGACTATTCCGCGCTTGAGGTCGGCCGCGATTCCTACGCGGCGAACGTGATGGACGCGCAGCGCTGGCAGTTCCAGGACAACCTGGCCAAGTTCGGCAAGCCGGTCGACCGGACCGAATGGGACATGACGCCGCAGACCTACAACGCCTACTACAACCCGTCGAACAACGAGATCGTGCTGCCCGCGGCGATCTTCATGGTGCCGGGCGTGGCCGACGCGCAGGTCGACGATGCGGTCGCCTACGGCTACGTCGCCGCGAGCACGATCGGCCACGAGATCACCCACGGCTTCGACGACGAGGGCCGCCAGTACGACGCGCAGGGCAACCTGTCGGGATGGTGGACCAAGGAAGACGCGGAGCGCTTCAACGCCGCCGCCCAGAAGATGGTCGACCAGTTCGATGCCTACGAACCGATCAAGGGCCTGCACATCAACGGCAAGGCCAGCCTCGGCGAGAACATCGCGGATTACGGCGGAATCCTGCTCGGGCTGGAGGCGTTCGAGAAGACCGAGCAGTACAAGCAGGGCAAGGAGATCGGCGGGCTGACGCCGCTGCAGCGCTATTTCCTCGGTTATTCGCTGGGCTGGCTGTACCAGCAGCGCGAGGAAGTGTTGCGCACGCGCCTGCTCTCCGACGTGCATGCGCCGGCGAAGTGGCGCGTGCTCGGGCCGATGTCGAATATCCCCGAGTTCTACCAGGCGTTCGGGGTGAAGCCGGGCCAGCCGATGTGGCGCGCGCCGCAGGATCGCGTGCATATCTGGTAA
- a CDS encoding GNAT family N-acetyltransferase, translating into MRMDDAGLDNPFFAALDSLHRDIALRRGDVARYPADVAPFLGVAHAGVDVGDAFDALVPEGDEALLLGIAPARMPPGWTLEPFADLAQMVRGEPLEEVDGPDILELGELHRNDVLALTALVYPHYFRPRTMLLGRYFGIYEGGRLAAMIGERLGAPAAREMSAICTHPDFLGHGYARRLTAFLVNDTLRGGRLPFLHVSHANTRAKQLYERSGWRMRRDIPFWRLARA; encoded by the coding sequence ATGCGGATGGACGATGCTGGCCTCGACAACCCGTTCTTCGCCGCGCTGGACAGCCTGCATCGCGACATCGCCCTGCGCCGGGGCGATGTCGCGCGCTATCCGGCCGATGTCGCGCCGTTCCTCGGCGTGGCGCATGCAGGCGTCGATGTCGGTGACGCATTCGACGCGCTGGTGCCGGAAGGCGACGAAGCGTTGCTGCTCGGCATCGCGCCGGCGCGCATGCCGCCCGGCTGGACGCTGGAACCCTTCGCCGACCTCGCGCAGATGGTGCGCGGGGAACCGCTGGAGGAAGTCGATGGGCCGGACATCCTCGAACTCGGCGAACTCCACCGCAACGACGTGCTGGCGCTGACCGCCTTGGTGTATCCGCATTATTTCCGCCCGCGCACGATGCTGCTCGGGCGCTATTTCGGCATCTACGAAGGCGGAAGACTCGCGGCGATGATCGGCGAACGCCTCGGCGCCCCGGCCGCGCGCGAGATGAGCGCGATCTGCACGCACCCGGATTTCCTCGGCCACGGTTACGCGCGTCGGCTCACCGCATTCCTCGTCAACGACACGCTGCGCGGTGGCCGGTTGCCGTTCCTGCACGTCAGCCACGCCAACACCCGTGCCAAGCAACTCTACGAACGCAGCGGCTGGCGCATGCGCCGCGACATCCCGTTCTGGCGGCTCGCGCGCGCCTGA
- a CDS encoding DUF1428 domain-containing protein, translated as MHYVDGMVTPVPKAKLAEYRKMSRLCGKVWKEHGALEYIECVADDVKPGKTTSFPQAVKLKAGEVVMFSWIVYRNRRDRDRINKLVMADPRLAAMMDPKKMPFDAKRMFWGGFKQMIVL; from the coding sequence ATGCATTACGTCGATGGAATGGTGACGCCGGTGCCGAAGGCGAAACTGGCCGAGTACCGCAAGATGTCGCGCCTGTGCGGCAAGGTGTGGAAGGAACACGGCGCGCTGGAATACATCGAATGCGTCGCCGACGACGTCAAGCCGGGCAAGACCACCTCGTTCCCGCAGGCGGTGAAGCTGAAGGCCGGCGAAGTGGTGATGTTCTCGTGGATCGTCTACCGCAATCGCCGCGACCGCGACCGCATCAACAAGCTGGTGATGGCCGATCCGCGCCTCGCGGCGATGATGGATCCGAAGAAGATGCCGTTCGACGCCAAGCGCATGTTCTGGGGCGGGTTCAAGCAGATGATCGTGCTTTGA
- a CDS encoding DUF2207 domain-containing protein, protein MKQAAMMRLRIFVLLLFALATPVFAQERILSYDSTIAVNADGSMDVTETIKVHAEGTDIRRGIYRDFPTRYKDRYGNRVVVEFTPISVLRDGNNEPWFTERKPNGVRLNTGNDDFLQVPADYTYTLRYRTTRQLGFFKDHDELYWNAIGTGWDFPIESASVDVRLPQAVPVDAMRAEGYTGPQGANGQDYAASLPEAGHAHWQLTRPLAPQEGMTIVLSFPKGIVTAPSKAQRLWSLLKDNRGVLVALGALFTMCLYAFRRWQAVGRDPAPGIVIARYEPPRDYSPAALRFIQKMGGDNRCVTSDLLSLAVAGCLRIERDKGLLSDKWSLQRTGDDAHAALSASQRALLAGLFKDGGTLELEKDNAALLQSAIGAQKKVLEDAYAGRMFQRNLGSVGLAALVGIGGIVLAFLLSGGGGILLIIAIGVLVAAALIAFGILVRAPTPEGRKLLDEIAGLKLYLCVAERDELARMPGPDAPPLLDAERYQALLPYAVALEVEEAWTRKFTLAVGAAAAATATAGMAWYHGVGSDNLSSLTSAIGSSLSSQIASASTPPGSSSGGGGGGFSGGGGGGGGGGGR, encoded by the coding sequence ATGAAGCAGGCCGCCATGATGCGACTTCGCATTTTCGTGCTGTTGCTGTTCGCACTGGCGACGCCCGTGTTCGCGCAGGAACGCATCCTGTCCTACGACAGCACGATCGCGGTGAATGCCGACGGCAGCATGGACGTCACCGAAACCATCAAGGTGCATGCCGAAGGCACCGACATCCGCCGCGGCATCTACCGCGATTTCCCCACCCGCTACAAGGATCGCTACGGCAATCGCGTGGTGGTCGAATTCACGCCGATATCCGTGCTGCGCGACGGCAACAACGAACCATGGTTCACCGAGCGCAAGCCGAACGGCGTTCGCCTCAACACCGGCAACGACGATTTCCTGCAAGTCCCGGCCGATTACACCTACACCCTGCGCTACCGCACCACCCGCCAGCTCGGATTCTTCAAGGACCACGACGAGCTGTACTGGAACGCGATCGGCACCGGCTGGGATTTCCCGATCGAATCGGCGAGCGTGGACGTGCGCCTACCCCAGGCGGTACCGGTGGACGCGATGCGTGCCGAGGGCTACACCGGGCCACAGGGCGCGAATGGCCAGGACTACGCGGCCAGCCTGCCGGAAGCCGGACATGCGCACTGGCAGCTCACGCGACCGCTCGCGCCGCAAGAAGGCATGACCATCGTGCTCAGCTTCCCCAAGGGGATCGTGACCGCGCCATCGAAGGCGCAGCGCCTGTGGTCGTTGCTGAAGGACAACCGCGGTGTGCTGGTCGCGCTTGGCGCATTGTTCACGATGTGCCTGTACGCGTTCCGGCGCTGGCAAGCGGTCGGACGCGACCCGGCGCCCGGCATCGTCATCGCCCGCTACGAACCGCCCAGGGATTATTCGCCGGCCGCGCTGCGCTTCATCCAGAAGATGGGCGGCGACAACCGCTGTGTCACTTCCGACCTGCTCTCGCTGGCAGTCGCGGGCTGCCTGCGCATCGAACGCGACAAGGGCCTGCTCAGCGACAAATGGTCGCTGCAACGCACCGGCGACGACGCGCACGCCGCGCTATCCGCCTCGCAACGTGCGTTGCTGGCCGGGCTGTTCAAGGACGGCGGCACGCTGGAACTGGAAAAGGACAACGCCGCGCTGCTGCAATCGGCGATCGGCGCGCAGAAGAAGGTGCTCGAGGACGCCTACGCCGGGCGCATGTTCCAGCGCAACCTCGGCAGCGTCGGCCTCGCTGCATTGGTCGGCATCGGCGGCATCGTGCTCGCATTCCTGCTGTCGGGCGGCGGCGGAATCCTGCTGATCATCGCCATCGGCGTGCTCGTGGCCGCGGCGCTGATCGCCTTCGGCATCCTCGTGCGCGCGCCCACGCCCGAGGGCCGCAAGCTGCTGGACGAAATCGCCGGACTCAAGCTCTACCTCTGCGTCGCCGAACGCGACGAACTCGCGCGCATGCCCGGCCCCGACGCGCCGCCCCTGCTCGATGCCGAACGCTACCAGGCGCTGCTGCCGTACGCGGTGGCGCTGGAGGTCGAGGAAGCGTGGACGCGCAAGTTCACGCTCGCGGTCGGCGCGGCCGCGGCCGCGACGGCGACCGCGGGCATGGCCTGGTACCACGGCGTCGGCAGCGACAACCTGTCCAGCCTCACCAGCGCGATCGGCAGCAGCCTGAGTTCGCAGATCGCATCGGCCTCGACGCCACCTGGAAGTTCCTCGGGTGGCGGCGGCGGCGGATTTTCCGGCGGTGGCGGCGGCGGCGGCGGTGGCGGCGGGCGCTGA
- a CDS encoding LemA family protein yields the protein MMIFVLLLFLAVLAAWAMFAFNRLVRLRNQVKTAWADIDVQLQRRHDLVPSLVAAVQAYAGHESSTLKAVSELRAQALSQTQPARLGEVEASLERELGRLIALKESYPDLKANQNFAQLQQELVKVEEQLQYARRFYNGAVRDLDNGIQRVPDAFVARVFGFKGAEFFQAEAGSRDAVKVEMTP from the coding sequence ATGATGATCTTCGTGCTGCTGCTGTTCCTCGCCGTGCTCGCGGCCTGGGCGATGTTCGCCTTCAACCGGCTGGTGCGCCTGCGCAACCAGGTGAAGACCGCCTGGGCCGACATCGACGTGCAACTACAGCGTCGCCACGACCTCGTACCCTCGCTGGTGGCGGCGGTGCAGGCCTATGCCGGGCACGAGAGTTCGACGCTGAAGGCGGTGTCCGAGCTGCGCGCACAGGCGCTGTCGCAGACGCAACCGGCGCGGCTGGGCGAAGTCGAAGCCTCGCTGGAACGCGAACTCGGGCGGCTGATCGCGCTCAAGGAGTCGTATCCGGACCTCAAGGCCAACCAGAACTTCGCGCAGCTGCAGCAGGAGCTGGTGAAGGTCGAGGAACAGCTGCAGTACGCGCGGCGTTTCTACAACGGCGCGGTGCGCGACCTCGACAATGGCATCCAGCGCGTGCCGGACGCATTCGTCGCGCGCGTGTTCGGCTTCAAGGGCGCGGAATTCTTCCAGGCCGAGGCCGGCAGCCGCGATGCGGTGAAGGTGGAGATGACGCCATGA
- a CDS encoding COG3904 family protein → MPVPAPSFHIRLLGVACLLAGLAACGREPPAPEPAAPATHTSADSSGGAISAAPLDKPAPKPTPEEVLAGTQWPAAKLGEGDARISCSSDYSTGDGELLRSLDYFAMVDALSPCRDADVVRLHYRGKIDAGFADTVERTAAMAARMGIRHRILDLDSPGGVIEDGIRAGDAMGDEHWTVWVREGAVCHSACVLILAAGDQRLVSGAVGIHRMIRLSSTATTRQQLTAELQQVHSQLDDYLQRNGAATAIADLMMTVPSRDLRLLSADELHQFGLEGANPVQDDLERLRVLRQCGQDFLRRKEAFQRALDRDCGKPGQHVDAMRDCGIGLLPKFGFPDKRCPDEAPMAEYARALQEQGERKADAADAGKDGKRSGEGKGAARTGAR, encoded by the coding sequence ATGCCCGTGCCCGCGCCATCGTTCCATATCCGTTTGCTCGGCGTGGCGTGCCTGCTCGCCGGGCTCGCGGCTTGCGGGCGCGAGCCGCCAGCGCCCGAGCCAGCGGCGCCCGCGACCCATACCAGCGCCGACAGCAGCGGCGGCGCGATCAGCGCCGCGCCGCTGGACAAGCCCGCGCCCAAGCCGACGCCGGAGGAAGTGCTGGCCGGCACGCAATGGCCCGCGGCGAAGCTCGGCGAGGGCGATGCGCGGATCAGTTGCAGCAGCGACTATTCCACCGGCGATGGCGAACTGCTGCGCAGCCTCGACTATTTCGCGATGGTCGATGCGTTGTCGCCCTGCCGCGACGCGGACGTGGTGCGCCTGCACTACCGCGGCAAGATCGATGCCGGTTTCGCCGACACGGTGGAACGCACCGCGGCGATGGCCGCGCGCATGGGCATCCGCCACCGCATCCTCGACCTCGACTCGCCCGGCGGCGTGATCGAGGACGGCATCCGCGCCGGTGACGCGATGGGCGACGAGCACTGGACGGTGTGGGTGCGCGAAGGCGCGGTTTGCCACAGCGCCTGCGTGCTGATCCTCGCTGCCGGCGACCAGCGCCTGGTGTCGGGCGCGGTCGGCATCCACCGCATGATCCGCCTGAGTTCGACCGCGACCACGCGCCAGCAACTGACGGCGGAATTGCAGCAGGTGCATTCGCAGCTCGACGATTACCTACAGCGCAACGGCGCCGCCACCGCCATCGCCGACCTGATGATGACCGTGCCCAGCCGCGACCTGCGCCTGCTCAGCGCGGACGAGCTGCACCAGTTCGGGCTGGAGGGCGCGAACCCGGTGCAGGACGACCTCGAGCGCCTGCGCGTGTTGCGCCAGTGCGGGCAGGATTTCCTGCGTCGCAAGGAAGCGTTCCAGCGCGCGCTCGACCGGGACTGCGGCAAGCCGGGGCAGCACGTCGACGCGATGCGCGACTGCGGCATCGGGTTGTTGCCGAAATTCGGTTTCCCCGACAAGCGCTGCCCGGACGAAGCGCCGATGGCCGAATACGCGCGCGCGCTGCAGGAACAGGGCGAACGCAAGGCCGACGCCGCCGACGCCGGCAAGGACGGCAAGCGCAGTGGGGAAGGCAAGGGCGCGGCGCGCACCGGAGCGCGCTGA
- a CDS encoding serine/threonine protein kinase, with product MEPDDIKSAWQALDRRLQLDNELRLRDLRGRELDRARSSLRPLFWGQVAQILFAIPFILLAALLWMSHPQHASTIAAGVLVHAYGVLTVIAAGVVLGQIGGIDYSAPVMDIQKKLLHARTLYIRSGMVAGLPWWFLWIAILQVLAGFGDVDLMQKAPSLLWIGYGIGIAGLLASWWFHRWARRPERAEFGRRMDDSLTGGSLRRALAQVEELQRFERD from the coding sequence ATGGAACCCGACGACATCAAATCCGCCTGGCAAGCGCTCGACCGCCGCCTGCAACTGGACAATGAGCTGAGGCTGCGCGATTTGCGCGGGCGCGAGCTCGACCGCGCGCGCAGCAGCCTGCGTCCGCTGTTCTGGGGCCAGGTCGCGCAGATCCTGTTCGCCATCCCCTTCATCCTGCTGGCCGCGCTGCTGTGGATGAGCCATCCGCAGCACGCCTCCACCATCGCCGCCGGCGTGCTGGTGCATGCCTACGGCGTGCTGACGGTCATCGCGGCGGGCGTGGTGCTCGGGCAGATCGGCGGCATCGACTATTCCGCGCCGGTCATGGACATCCAGAAGAAACTGCTGCACGCACGCACGCTCTACATCCGCAGCGGCATGGTCGCCGGCTTGCCGTGGTGGTTCCTGTGGATCGCGATCCTGCAGGTGCTGGCCGGTTTCGGCGACGTGGACCTGATGCAGAAGGCACCGTCGCTGCTCTGGATCGGCTATGGCATCGGCATCGCCGGCCTGCTCGCCAGCTGGTGGTTCCATCGATGGGCACGTCGTCCCGAACGCGCGGAATTCGGCCGCAGGATGGACGACAGCCTGACCGGAGGCAGCCTGCGCCGCGCATTGGCGCAGGTCGAGGAACTGCAACGGTTCGAACGCGACTGA
- a CDS encoding RNA polymerase sigma factor, translating to MQAFAAMNVDIDRDAFGALLQRHSGIVFKVANSYARHPEDRADLAQEIAAQLWRAWPKYDPSRSATTWMYRIALNVAISHVRTQSLRRRHDAVALDDADFDVADDNAADPEHEQQLRLLQGFIARQPPLERALLLLYLEERPQREIAEILGINESNVSTKIGRLKQRLRDEL from the coding sequence ATGCAAGCCTTCGCCGCCATGAACGTGGATATCGACCGTGATGCCTTCGGCGCCTTGCTGCAGCGCCATTCCGGCATCGTGTTCAAGGTCGCCAACAGCTATGCGCGCCATCCCGAGGATCGCGCCGACCTGGCCCAGGAAATCGCCGCCCAGCTGTGGCGCGCGTGGCCGAAGTACGACCCGTCACGCAGCGCGACCACGTGGATGTACCGCATCGCGCTGAACGTGGCGATCAGCCATGTCCGCACGCAGTCGCTGCGGCGTCGCCACGACGCGGTCGCGCTCGACGACGCGGATTTCGACGTCGCCGACGACAACGCCGCCGACCCGGAGCACGAACAGCAACTGCGCCTGCTGCAGGGCTTCATCGCGCGGCAACCGCCGCTCGAACGCGCCCTGCTCCTGCTCTACCTCGAGGAACGGCCGCAACGCGAGATCGCGGAAATCCTCGGCATTAACGAATCCAACGTCTCCACCAAGATCGGGCGGCTGAAACAGCGCCTGCGCGACGAACTCTGA
- a CDS encoding RNA-binding S4 domain-containing protein, with protein MQTIDFELDREFVELNQLLKLAGLCDSGGAGKQLVASGAVRVDGAVELRKTAKIRAGQRVRVGEVEIRIVGM; from the coding sequence ATGCAAACCATCGACTTCGAACTGGACCGCGAATTCGTCGAGCTCAACCAGCTGCTGAAGCTGGCGGGCCTGTGCGATTCGGGCGGCGCCGGCAAGCAGCTCGTCGCCTCGGGCGCGGTGCGCGTGGACGGCGCGGTCGAACTGCGCAAGACCGCGAAGATCCGCGCCGGGCAGCGCGTGCGCGTGGGCGAGGTCGAAATCCGCATCGTCGGCATGTGA
- a CDS encoding general secretion pathway protein GspB, translated as MSLILEALRKSEAERRRGEMPDLRAELPPPAARSQRALRRALPWIATVAAIGIVAMLLLHPWSHDAATPAASTATTTPAPAESVRLQPRAAVAQPPPTPRVAEREPPKPQSAPPVATPIPPPQVAPPPVPTAAIPPPPAPSADAETAVNALSADQRKALPPLQLSMHMWDPDPAKRFVILDGERYVEGDSVGPMQVRRIDANGVLFDWQGRSIRLPLR; from the coding sequence ATGTCCTTGATCCTCGAAGCGCTGCGCAAATCCGAAGCCGAACGCCGTCGCGGCGAAATGCCCGACCTGCGCGCGGAATTGCCACCGCCGGCCGCGCGATCGCAGCGAGCGTTGCGTCGCGCGCTGCCATGGATCGCGACCGTCGCCGCGATCGGAATCGTGGCGATGTTGCTGTTGCATCCGTGGTCGCACGATGCCGCGACACCTGCTGCATCGACGGCAACGACGACACCGGCGCCGGCCGAAAGCGTGCGCCTGCAACCGCGGGCCGCTGTCGCACAACCGCCGCCGACACCACGCGTCGCCGAACGCGAACCGCCGAAGCCGCAATCGGCGCCACCGGTTGCAACACCAATTCCGCCGCCGCAAGTCGCGCCGCCGCCCGTGCCCACCGCTGCGATTCCACCGCCGCCCGCGCCTTCCGCCGATGCGGAAACCGCGGTCAACGCCCTGTCCGCCGACCAGCGCAAGGCGCTGCCGCCGCTGCAACTGAGCATGCACATGTGGGACCCGGATCCGGCGAAGCGTTTCGTGATCCTCGATGGCGAGCGTTACGTCGAGGGCGACAGCGTCGGGCCGATGCAGGTCCGCCGCATCGACGCCAATGGCGTGCTGTTCGACTGGCAGGGCCGTTCGATCCGGCTGCCGTTGCGTTGA